The proteins below are encoded in one region of Bacillaceae bacterium S4-13-56:
- a CDS encoding carbohydrate ABC transporter permease, translating into MKTKKEIHWITYGLLILLSIMMLFPIFWVLSSSLKSGSELFAWPPSILPNKITFINYIDAFSEANFGRYIFNTIFVTVTATIITLIINTMAGYALAKIKFKGSTIILILFLSTLMIPLEALMIPMFIVLRNLGLYNSIWGIIIPPAATPTGVFLIRQYLLSLPDEMIEAAKIDGANEWQIFMKIIIPLAKPVIATLTIFSVMWRWQDYIWPLIAISDPKLYTLELALSNFVGEYSVDWGPLLAMAVVTMIPLITVFIVFQRFFIQGIMATSVKE; encoded by the coding sequence GTGAAGACTAAAAAAGAAATTCATTGGATTACTTATGGCTTATTGATACTGTTATCGATAATGATGTTGTTTCCGATTTTTTGGGTTTTAAGTTCTTCATTAAAATCCGGCTCAGAATTATTTGCTTGGCCACCGTCCATATTACCAAATAAGATAACTTTTATAAATTATATTGATGCATTTAGTGAAGCTAATTTTGGACGGTATATATTTAATACCATATTTGTAACTGTGACTGCCACGATCATTACATTAATAATTAATACGATGGCTGGATACGCACTTGCTAAAATTAAATTTAAGGGAAGTACAATCATCTTAATACTTTTTTTATCCACATTAATGATTCCTTTAGAAGCGTTAATGATTCCTATGTTTATTGTTCTTCGTAATTTAGGGTTATATAACTCTATTTGGGGAATTATCATTCCGCCAGCTGCCACTCCAACTGGTGTGTTCTTGATTCGACAGTATCTTTTGTCTTTACCAGACGAAATGATCGAGGCAGCCAAAATTGACGGTGCAAATGAGTGGCAAATTTTTATGAAAATTATTATTCCATTAGCGAAGCCAGTAATTGCAACACTTACTATTTTCTCGGTTATGTGGCGTTGGCAAGATTATATATGGCCACTTATTGCAATATCGGATCCAAAACTTTATACATTAGAACTTGCTCTTTCAAACTTTGTTGGGGAGTACTCTGTAGACTGGGGTCCATTATTGGCAATGGCTGTAGTTACTATGATTCCATTGATTACTGTGTTTATAGTGTTCCAAAGGTTTTTCATACAAGGAATTATGGCGACAAGTGTAAAAGAATAA
- a CDS encoding glycoside hydrolase family 88 protein produces MNSKLIENKIQIVTTAMKSLKNEDDLDEKYPIGLIDINLWEWPQGVGIYGLYKYYRLNKDPETLNFLLNWFNKQIEDGLPEKNVNTMAPLLTLIHLVEETQNPTYVRICDEWSAWIMDDMIKTGDGALQHMITGDPNDGQILIDTLFMTVLFLAKAGLYFDRPEYVEEAKKQFLIHIKYLNDKKSGLFFHGWDFNYGHNYGEIKWGRGNGWYTCGLLEFIEIVDLEKGLKEYLLCTWYNQVKSLSKLQADSGLWHTILDDASSYEETSASAAIGYGILKGVRLGLLDKTHLQTGLNALEAVIEQIDENGIVQKVSYGTPVGIDADFYKEIPISPMTYGQALTILFLIEALEYYGSIDKIR; encoded by the coding sequence ATGAATTCTAAGTTAATTGAAAATAAAATTCAAATTGTTACGACTGCTATGAAGTCATTAAAAAATGAAGATGACCTAGATGAGAAATATCCTATTGGATTAATTGATATAAATCTATGGGAGTGGCCACAAGGTGTTGGAATATATGGTTTATATAAATACTACCGATTAAATAAGGACCCTGAAACCCTAAACTTTTTATTGAATTGGTTTAATAAGCAAATTGAGGATGGACTTCCGGAAAAAAATGTGAATACAATGGCACCACTCTTGACCTTAATCCATTTAGTAGAAGAAACACAAAATCCCACTTACGTCAGAATTTGTGATGAGTGGAGTGCTTGGATTATGGATGACATGATAAAAACAGGTGATGGAGCACTACAGCATATGATAACTGGAGATCCGAACGACGGACAAATCCTAATAGATACTTTATTTATGACAGTGCTATTTCTTGCTAAAGCAGGACTTTATTTTGATAGGCCTGAGTATGTAGAAGAGGCCAAGAAACAATTTCTAATTCATATAAAATACTTAAATGATAAAAAATCTGGACTCTTTTTTCATGGTTGGGATTTTAATTATGGTCATAATTATGGCGAAATCAAATGGGGTAGGGGAAATGGATGGTATACGTGTGGATTATTAGAATTTATAGAAATAGTTGATCTTGAAAAAGGATTAAAGGAGTATTTATTATGTACTTGGTATAATCAGGTAAAGTCTTTATCAAAGTTACAAGCTGATAGTGGTTTATGGCATACAATTTTAGATGACGCTAGTTCGTATGAAGAGACTTCTGCATCCGCTGCTATCGGTTATGGTATATTGAAAGGTGTAAGATTGGGTTTACTAGATAAGACGCATTTGCAAACAGGATTAAATGCATTAGAAGCAGTTATAGAACAAATTGATGAAAATGGAATAGTCCAAAAGGTTTCATATGGTACTCCAGTGGGGATAGATGCTGATTTTTATAAAGAAATTCCAATTAGTCCGATGACATATGGTCAAGCTTTAACTATCTTATTCTTAATAGAAGCTTTGGAGTATTATGGTAGTATAGACAAAATTAGATGA
- a CDS encoding glucosamine-6-phosphate deaminase encodes MNVKVNDSFEESSLAAADLIIETVKEKPDSMICFAAGSTPIRTFEILINKSKSSLIDFSNCTFVGLDEWIGMDKNDKGSCQETLYTSLFVPLNISSQNIHFFNTKSSNLRVECKKIDQIIANNGNIDLMLLGIGQNGHLGFNEPGVSFDSFSHVVNLSEVTKTVGQKYFEGSRELSMGITLGIRHILDAKCLIVLASGIKKNKAVYEMVHGKITNEWPVSILQTHKNCQAFLDKEAACLLNEAQ; translated from the coding sequence ATGAATGTTAAAGTCAATGATAGTTTTGAAGAGTCGTCATTGGCTGCAGCAGATTTGATTATTGAAACTGTCAAAGAAAAGCCTGATTCAATGATTTGCTTTGCGGCAGGAAGTACACCTATTCGTACTTTTGAGATATTAATCAATAAGTCAAAAAGTTCATTAATTGATTTTAGCAATTGTACTTTTGTAGGACTAGATGAATGGATAGGAATGGATAAAAATGATAAGGGAAGCTGTCAAGAAACACTTTATACATCCTTATTTGTTCCATTAAACATATCTTCTCAAAATATACATTTTTTTAATACTAAATCTAGTAACCTTAGAGTAGAGTGTAAAAAAATAGATCAAATAATTGCTAACAATGGGAATATTGATCTTATGTTGCTAGGGATAGGACAAAATGGACATTTGGGCTTTAATGAACCTGGAGTATCATTTGATTCATTTTCTCATGTTGTGAATTTGAGTGAGGTAACAAAAACAGTAGGTCAAAAATATTTTGAGGGTAGTAGAGAATTATCTATGGGAATAACATTAGGCATCAGACATATTCTAGATGCTAAATGTTTAATTGTCCTTGCTAGTGGAATTAAAAAAAACAAAGCTGTGTATGAAATGGTACATGGTAAAATAACGAATGAATGGCCAGTCAGTATTCTTCAAACCCATAAGAATTGTCAGGCTTTTCTCGATAAAGAAGCCGCTTGCTTATTAAATGAAGCACAGTAA
- a CDS encoding sugar ABC transporter substrate-binding protein gives MKKYFLFLLIVLMSVVVLSACQSDEGNSSTNNDDGNSSDVVTLDVIWFSDGNEGEVFKEITDKYSEDHPNVKFNIIDTPYDDLFNRIRTRVSGGDAPDLARISGVGHIQDALLDLTPYVDDDFLGQFVDAAQPTVVRDEKILGVPTDLTAHGLYYNKDYFEQAGVEVPSSPEDVWTWEEFADALEKVKENSDARFGLAYDLSPSRYSTLIYQNGGRIFAEDQETLSVNEPEAVGALNYFKELHDREITPDSIWLGGENPNSLFRSGQAAAHWSGNWNLQTYDENADFNWGVTYMPKGTQRSSVAGGKQMVGFKDSKHKDEVSDFLLYFASQEVNEEFVSKSLFLSTRIDNVDVEYSLRSDEMNVFAQELAATSQIPTLDWENPNMPAVETLITENVQRVLADDLSPQEAMDAVVENADY, from the coding sequence ATGAAAAAATATTTTTTGTTTCTTTTGATTGTGTTAATGTCTGTTGTGGTATTAAGTGCATGTCAAAGTGATGAAGGTAATAGTTCTACGAATAATGATGATGGTAATTCATCGGATGTTGTAACGTTGGATGTCATTTGGTTTAGTGATGGGAATGAAGGAGAAGTATTTAAAGAGATTACAGATAAGTATTCGGAAGATCATCCAAATGTAAAATTTAACATTATTGATACTCCTTATGATGATTTATTTAACCGAATTAGAACAAGAGTCTCAGGTGGAGATGCACCAGATTTAGCAAGGATTTCAGGGGTAGGACATATACAGGATGCATTATTAGATTTAACACCATATGTTGACGATGATTTTCTAGGACAGTTTGTCGATGCTGCTCAGCCAACGGTTGTAAGGGATGAAAAAATACTAGGTGTTCCTACAGATCTCACTGCTCATGGATTGTATTACAATAAAGATTACTTTGAACAAGCAGGTGTAGAGGTACCATCTTCCCCAGAAGACGTATGGACTTGGGAAGAATTTGCAGATGCCTTGGAGAAAGTTAAAGAAAATAGTGATGCTCGTTTTGGATTAGCTTATGATCTATCCCCATCTAGATATTCTACCTTAATCTATCAAAATGGTGGAAGAATCTTTGCGGAAGATCAAGAAACTTTATCAGTTAACGAACCTGAAGCAGTAGGGGCACTTAACTATTTTAAAGAATTACATGATCGAGAAATTACACCTGACTCTATATGGTTAGGCGGTGAAAACCCAAATTCCTTATTTAGGTCTGGCCAAGCAGCTGCTCACTGGTCCGGAAACTGGAATTTGCAAACTTATGATGAAAATGCAGACTTCAACTGGGGAGTCACTTACATGCCTAAGGGAACACAACGTTCTTCCGTAGCTGGTGGTAAACAAATGGTAGGTTTCAAAGATTCTAAGCATAAGGATGAGGTTTCAGATTTTCTCTTATACTTTGCTTCCCAAGAAGTTAACGAAGAATTTGTTTCTAAATCTCTTTTCTTAAGTACACGCATTGATAATGTGGATGTAGAATACAGTCTTAGAAGTGATGAAATGAACGTTTTTGCGCAAGAATTAGCTGCAACATCTCAAATTCCAACTCTTGATTGGGAAAACCCTAATATGCCAGCGGTTGAAACGTTGATTACGGAAAATGTTCAACGTGTTCTAGCAGATGATTTAAGTCCTCAAGAAGCAATGGATGCTGTAGTAGAAAACGCAGATTACTAG
- a CDS encoding FadR/GntR family transcriptional regulator, with protein MEYKQIKTRRIYEEVADTLLELIKSGAIKTGDKLESVEQLAKNFNVSRSAIREALSALRAMGIVEMRQGEGTYVKQFDSCRFSVPVSIAFLMKRDDIKQLLEVRKILEVGAVASAAKNYKEEDLLPIEEALMEMEQSIGNEELAEQADFNFHMAIADATHNDMLISLMKSVSDIMIETMGETRRLWLEVENNTSKLNDEHQEIYKAIKGRDKETAQKYMFIHLQKVEDTLVKYIN; from the coding sequence GTGGAATATAAACAAATTAAAACAAGAAGAATTTATGAAGAAGTTGCAGATACTTTATTAGAGCTGATTAAATCAGGAGCGATCAAAACAGGGGATAAATTAGAGTCGGTAGAGCAGCTTGCTAAAAATTTTAATGTGAGTCGCTCGGCTATAAGGGAGGCACTTAGCGCACTTCGAGCTATGGGTATCGTGGAAATGCGTCAAGGGGAAGGGACTTATGTGAAGCAATTTGACTCTTGCCGGTTTTCCGTTCCTGTTTCCATTGCCTTTTTAATGAAACGGGATGATATAAAACAGTTACTGGAAGTGAGAAAAATTTTAGAAGTTGGTGCCGTCGCTTCAGCTGCTAAAAATTATAAAGAGGAAGATTTACTACCCATTGAAGAAGCTTTAATGGAAATGGAACAGTCAATAGGAAATGAAGAACTTGCAGAACAAGCAGATTTCAACTTCCATATGGCGATTGCAGACGCGACACATAATGACATGTTAATAAGCTTAATGAAGAGTGTTTCTGATATTATGATTGAGACGATGGGAGAAACACGGCGTTTGTGGCTTGAAGTGGAGAATAACACAAGTAAGCTTAATGATGAACACCAGGAGATTTATAAGGCCATAAAGGGAAGAGATAAAGAAACCGCACAAAAATATATGTTTATCCATTTGCAAAAGGTAGAAGACACCTTAGTGAAGTATATTAATTAA
- a CDS encoding LutB/LldF family L-lactate oxidation iron-sulfur protein — translation MGIKISKNSFKERIQEGIKNDFMRQAVSSAQGRFRTGRLKAAEELGNWEDWRDLGEEIRSHTLENIDYYLELLSENVAKRGGNVFFAQTAEEANAYIENVIKKKNGKKVVKSKSMVTEEISLNHALEKAGCEVVETDLGEWILQLDEDPPSHIVTPAIHVNKQQVRETFANKKGYDKSDSPEELALFAREQLRKDFLSADIGITGCNFAIAESGSVTLVTNEGNARLVTSLPDTVITVMGMERLVPTWEEMEVLVSMLTRSAVGQKLTSYVTAITGTRLEEEVDGPEEFHLVIVDNGRSKILGTEFQSALHCIRCAACINVCPVYRHVGGHSYGSIYPGPIGAVLTPLLDGYEDHKDLPFASTLCAACSEACPVKIPLHEHLIRHRQIIVEKEKMSPKAEQLIMKGFEKWSGNPSLYNMSTKVARTGLKPWTKDEKISNGPGPMKGWTDVRDFPAPSKQSFRSWYNGKEKGGDSK, via the coding sequence ATGGGTATAAAAATTAGTAAGAATTCTTTTAAAGAGCGTATCCAAGAAGGCATCAAGAATGACTTCATGCGACAAGCTGTTTCTTCTGCTCAGGGTAGATTCAGAACGGGCCGTTTAAAAGCAGCAGAGGAGCTAGGAAACTGGGAAGATTGGCGTGATCTAGGAGAAGAAATTCGCTCCCATACATTAGAAAATATTGATTACTACCTTGAGCTTTTGAGTGAAAACGTAGCCAAACGCGGGGGAAATGTTTTTTTTGCTCAAACAGCTGAAGAAGCAAACGCCTATATTGAAAATGTCATTAAGAAAAAGAACGGTAAAAAGGTTGTTAAATCTAAATCCATGGTAACTGAAGAAATTAGTCTGAACCACGCACTAGAAAAAGCAGGATGTGAAGTAGTGGAAACGGATTTAGGGGAATGGATTCTTCAATTAGATGAGGACCCACCTTCCCATATCGTTACACCAGCCATTCACGTCAATAAGCAACAAGTGAGAGAAACTTTTGCTAACAAAAAAGGATATGACAAATCAGATAGTCCTGAAGAACTTGCTTTATTTGCTAGAGAACAACTTCGCAAAGACTTTCTATCAGCAGATATTGGGATCACCGGCTGTAATTTTGCCATTGCGGAATCTGGTTCGGTGACACTGGTAACAAACGAAGGAAATGCTAGATTAGTAACTTCCTTGCCAGATACCGTTATCACCGTTATGGGAATGGAAAGACTCGTTCCTACTTGGGAAGAGATGGAAGTCCTTGTTAGTATGCTTACTCGTTCAGCGGTAGGGCAAAAGCTAACAAGTTACGTGACTGCCATTACAGGAACAAGACTTGAAGAAGAAGTAGATGGTCCTGAGGAGTTCCATTTAGTCATTGTTGATAATGGTCGCTCCAAGATTTTAGGAACAGAATTCCAGTCAGCGTTACATTGTATTCGTTGTGCCGCTTGTATCAATGTATGCCCTGTTTATCGCCATGTTGGGGGACATTCCTATGGATCGATTTATCCAGGTCCAATTGGTGCTGTATTAACTCCTTTATTAGATGGTTATGAAGATCATAAAGATTTACCTTTTGCGTCTACACTTTGTGCGGCTTGTTCAGAAGCGTGTCCTGTCAAAATACCTTTACACGAACATTTAATTCGTCACCGTCAAATTATCGTTGAGAAGGAGAAGATGTCTCCAAAGGCGGAACAATTAATAATGAAAGGATTTGAAAAATGGTCGGGCAATCCTTCGCTTTATAATATGAGCACGAAGGTTGCAAGAACAGGGCTTAAACCTTGGACGAAGGATGAAAAAATTTCCAATGGTCCTGGTCCAATGAAGGGTTGGACGGATGTTCGCGATTTCCCTGCACCAAGCAAGCAGTCGTTCCGATCTTGGTATAACGGAAAAGAAAAAGGAGGGGATTCCAAATGA
- a CDS encoding (Fe-S)-binding protein, producing the protein MRVSLFITCLCDMFASDVGKDSVELLERFGCKIDFPKSQTCCGQPAYNSGYLKESKESMKQMMRAFKDSEYVVAPSGSCIAMFKEYPHIFAGDSEWEAAAKDLASKSYEITQFIMEVLKIEDVGASLPGKGTYHPSCHMTRLLGVKDGPLKMLSHVKGLEMVELPNKEDCCGFGGTFAVKNPVISEQMVQEKTEHILETEAEYLIGGDMGCLMNMGGRLTRNGKPVKVMHIVSVLNSRV; encoded by the coding sequence GTGAGAGTTTCCTTATTTATTACTTGTTTATGTGACATGTTTGCCTCTGATGTTGGGAAAGACTCAGTAGAATTACTGGAACGGTTTGGTTGTAAAATTGATTTTCCAAAAAGTCAAACCTGTTGCGGTCAGCCAGCCTATAACAGTGGCTATTTAAAAGAATCGAAGGAATCTATGAAACAGATGATGAGAGCGTTTAAAGATTCAGAGTATGTAGTTGCTCCATCAGGCTCTTGTATTGCCATGTTTAAAGAATATCCGCATATTTTTGCGGGAGATTCGGAGTGGGAAGCGGCAGCTAAAGATCTTGCAAGTAAGAGCTATGAAATTACTCAATTTATTATGGAAGTATTAAAAATAGAAGATGTTGGTGCTAGTTTGCCGGGAAAAGGGACTTATCATCCTTCTTGTCATATGACTAGATTACTTGGAGTGAAAGATGGTCCCCTAAAAATGTTAAGCCATGTCAAAGGGTTAGAGATGGTTGAACTACCGAATAAAGAAGATTGCTGTGGATTTGGTGGTACATTCGCGGTGAAAAATCCTGTGATTTCAGAGCAAATGGTTCAGGAAAAAACAGAGCATATTTTGGAAACAGAAGCGGAGTATTTAATAGGTGGAGATATGGGCTGTTTAATGAATATGGGGGGAAGGCTAACTCGTAATGGTAAGCCGGTTAAAGTGATGCATATTGTGTCTGTTTTAAATAGCCGAGTTTAG
- a CDS encoding sugar ABC transporter permease, giving the protein MKTRTWVPYAFLLPNMLIFSVFVGLPAIYGVYYSFTEWNGITEPVFVGLENFIKIFSNDAFWAMLKRTFIYVLAVVPLTVISSLGLAWLLTRKIKFSNIFRTIFYLPVMISFIVVGLIWNWILQKETGLINYVLSLLNIDAVGWLSEPILANIAVIFVSVWARVGFFMVIYIAGLQSISPSLYEAAEIDGASSWRKFLNITVPMLKPITLLIVILSFIEYFKTFALVVSLTGGGPIDATKYFVQYTYEVGFNQGNLGMGSALSFVLFIIMATITLIQWKVSDGGRI; this is encoded by the coding sequence ATGAAAACTCGCACCTGGGTTCCGTATGCATTTTTGTTACCAAATATGCTTATCTTTAGTGTGTTTGTAGGTCTGCCAGCAATTTATGGAGTCTATTATTCTTTTACAGAATGGAATGGGATTACAGAACCTGTTTTTGTAGGGTTAGAAAACTTTATCAAAATATTTTCCAATGATGCTTTTTGGGCAATGTTAAAACGCACTTTTATTTATGTATTAGCAGTTGTGCCTCTAACTGTCATAAGTTCTCTTGGACTTGCATGGCTGTTAACAAGAAAAATCAAATTCAGCAACATCTTTCGAACTATCTTTTATTTACCAGTAATGATTTCTTTTATTGTTGTTGGATTAATTTGGAATTGGATTTTACAAAAAGAAACTGGATTAATTAACTATGTTTTATCTCTATTAAATATTGATGCAGTTGGATGGTTATCTGAACCCATATTAGCAAATATCGCTGTCATCTTTGTTTCAGTATGGGCAAGAGTTGGATTCTTTATGGTAATTTATATTGCTGGATTACAGAGTATCTCTCCCTCACTTTATGAAGCAGCTGAGATTGATGGGGCAAGTTCATGGAGGAAGTTTTTAAATATTACTGTACCCATGTTAAAGCCAATTACACTTTTAATAGTTATTTTAAGTTTTATTGAGTACTTTAAGACATTTGCATTGGTAGTTTCTCTTACAGGTGGAGGTCCAATTGATGCTACTAAATATTTTGTTCAATATACTTATGAAGTAGGTTTTAATCAAGGGAACCTGGGAATGGGTAGCGCACTATCTTTTGTTTTATTTATCATTATGGCGACCATTACACTTATTCAATGGAAAGTTAGTGATGGGGGGCGTATATAG
- a CDS encoding L-lactate permease, whose amino-acid sequence MLLLTALSAIIAPFIFLVILRMPGKKGMFFSAIIVILLSFLVWDVQTNVVVASIFQGFHKALTILLILFGAIVLLNTLQHTGAVDRINQGFRSISADMRVQVVIVGFLFGSLIEGAAGFGTPAAVTGPLMLALGFTPMAAAAIALIADSTAVSFGAVGTPVQVGLSNIPGADLNFFQEIAIRVTTIDFLGGTLIPFILVSVLTISFGKKKGFSKALQMLPWTLLVGLTYASSAAAYAYFFGPEFVSILASLTGLLVATLTAKKGILLPKEKWTDALSDGFKVTEKKSEMGLFTAWSPYLVVVGLLLLTRIVPTVKNFSMTAIDLSWNNIFSVEGVSSGWQILYSPGTILVLAAIIAVFIQRKSFSNFTKASKESFKSIQNAGITLLSTLALVQVFTNSGMNAADLVSMPQYIAEALADSLGFIWVFVAPFLGELGAFITGSATVSTLTFSPIQYSVANQVGLNTNVILALQVVGGAAGNMICVHNVVAASTVVGLDGKEGDIIRKTLLPAIIYGLLAGFSGFILLMFI is encoded by the coding sequence ATGCTTTTATTAACTGCTTTAAGTGCGATTATCGCACCGTTTATTTTCCTGGTAATCTTACGTATGCCAGGGAAAAAGGGAATGTTTTTTAGTGCCATTATTGTAATACTTCTTTCGTTTCTAGTTTGGGATGTGCAGACAAATGTCGTGGTAGCATCGATTTTCCAAGGGTTTCATAAGGCACTGACGATTCTATTAATCTTGTTCGGTGCCATAGTGTTGTTAAATACGTTACAACACACGGGTGCGGTGGATCGAATCAATCAAGGATTCAGAAGTATTTCTGCTGACATGCGTGTTCAAGTAGTTATCGTTGGCTTCTTGTTTGGTTCATTAATTGAGGGGGCTGCGGGATTTGGTACTCCTGCTGCAGTAACTGGTCCATTAATGCTAGCTCTAGGATTTACGCCAATGGCAGCTGCGGCTATCGCATTGATTGCGGATAGTACCGCCGTATCATTCGGTGCTGTAGGAACTCCTGTCCAAGTAGGGTTAAGTAATATTCCAGGAGCGGATTTGAACTTTTTCCAAGAAATAGCCATCCGAGTTACTACAATAGACTTTCTAGGTGGAACTTTAATTCCATTTATTCTTGTAAGTGTGTTAACTATTTCTTTCGGAAAGAAGAAAGGTTTCTCTAAAGCATTACAGATGTTACCTTGGACTCTATTGGTTGGTCTTACTTATGCATCATCGGCAGCTGCTTATGCCTATTTCTTCGGACCAGAATTTGTTTCCATACTAGCATCATTAACAGGATTATTAGTGGCTACATTGACTGCTAAAAAAGGTATTCTTTTACCTAAAGAAAAATGGACAGACGCCTTATCTGATGGGTTTAAAGTGACTGAAAAGAAATCCGAAATGGGTCTATTCACCGCTTGGAGTCCGTATTTAGTAGTCGTTGGTTTATTACTACTTACTCGTATTGTTCCAACTGTGAAAAATTTCAGTATGACTGCCATTGACCTTAGCTGGAATAATATTTTTAGTGTGGAAGGTGTATCTTCGGGTTGGCAGATCCTGTATTCTCCAGGAACGATCTTGGTACTGGCGGCCATTATAGCGGTGTTCATTCAAAGGAAGTCTTTCTCAAACTTTACAAAAGCATCAAAAGAATCTTTCAAATCAATCCAAAATGCTGGAATCACCTTATTGTCAACATTAGCTCTAGTACAAGTGTTTACCAACTCTGGGATGAACGCAGCGGATTTAGTAAGCATGCCGCAATATATTGCAGAAGCGTTAGCTGATAGTTTAGGCTTCATTTGGGTGTTTGTTGCCCCATTCCTGGGAGAATTAGGAGCGTTTATCACAGGTAGTGCAACAGTATCGACACTAACCTTCTCACCTATTCAATATAGTGTAGCTAACCAGGTCGGATTAAATACAAATGTTATCTTAGCCCTTCAAGTGGTTGGTGGAGCAGCAGGAAATATGATTTGTGTTCATAACGTAGTTGCGGCATCCACAGTTGTTGGTCTGGATGGTAAAGAAGGAGATATCATTCGTAAAACCCTTCTTCCAGCCATTATTTATGGATTACTTGCTGGATTTTCTGGATTTATCTTATTGATGTTCATTTAA